Proteins from a genomic interval of Providencia stuartii:
- the gluQRS gene encoding tRNA glutamyl-Q(34) synthetase GluQRS has protein sequence MKIPSSSYVGRFAPSPSGNLHFGSLVTALGSYLQARAQQGKWLVRIDDIDPPREVPGAAANILKTLEHYQLYWDEPVLYQSKRHDAYRAALDSLRQQGKSYYCTCSRQRIKELQGHYDGHCRNLYLPNHDAAIRLKQTHPVYQFTDRLRGEIYTEANIAEEDIIIHRKDGLFAYHLVVVVDDHYQNVTEVIRGADLIPATSQQISLYHHLSLPIPDYAHLPLILNHDNNKLSKQNHATALPMTDPRPVICHALKLLNQPSIEHWRDLSTSEILKIATDKWQLKAIPSHDIIDDAYN, from the coding sequence ATGAAGATCCCCTCGTCATCCTATGTTGGTCGCTTTGCACCCTCTCCCTCTGGTAATCTTCACTTTGGCTCTCTTGTTACTGCCTTAGGTAGCTATTTGCAAGCTCGTGCCCAGCAAGGTAAATGGCTAGTGCGTATTGACGATATTGACCCGCCCAGAGAGGTGCCTGGAGCTGCTGCAAACATTTTAAAAACATTGGAACATTACCAACTGTATTGGGATGAGCCTGTACTGTATCAATCAAAACGTCATGATGCTTATCGAGCCGCATTAGATAGCCTGCGTCAGCAAGGAAAAAGTTATTACTGCACCTGTTCACGTCAACGCATAAAAGAGCTGCAAGGGCATTATGATGGGCACTGCCGTAATTTGTACCTGCCTAATCACGACGCTGCCATTCGCTTAAAACAAACCCACCCTGTTTACCAGTTTACGGATCGATTGAGAGGAGAAATTTACACTGAAGCCAATATTGCTGAAGAAGATATTATTATTCATCGAAAAGATGGCTTGTTTGCTTATCATTTAGTCGTGGTTGTTGATGACCACTATCAAAATGTCACGGAAGTGATCAGAGGAGCCGATCTCATCCCCGCCACCTCACAGCAAATTTCGTTATATCACCATCTTTCATTACCCATTCCTGATTATGCCCATTTACCATTAATCCTAAATCATGATAATAATAAGCTCTCAAAGCAAAATCATGCTACAGCACTACCTATGACAGATCCTCGCCCAGTAATATGCCATGCGTTAAAGTTGTTAAATCAGCCTTCAATCGAGCATTGGCGGGACTTAAGCACGAGTGAGATTTTAAAAATCGCAACCGATAAATGGCAACTCAAAGCGATCCCATCTCATGATATTATTGATGATGCTTATAACTGA
- the sfsA gene encoding DNA/RNA nuclease SfsA, whose protein sequence is MEFIPPLQPATLIKRYKRFLADVITPEGRVMTIHCANTGAMTGCATPGDTIWYSTSNNTKRKYPHSWELTQTSQDHLICINTLRANQVVAEALSQNNIPELSEYSVIKPEMKYGSENSRIDFFLSGDGLPDCFIEVKSVTLLENNCGFFPDTVTERGQKHLRELTVIAKEKKRAILLFAVLHTGIYEVSAAAHIDKQYAKLLGEAIENGVEVLCYHVDINTQKMLLGKNIKFIAVK, encoded by the coding sequence ATGGAGTTTATTCCCCCGTTACAGCCAGCCACACTGATTAAACGCTACAAGCGGTTTTTAGCAGACGTCATCACGCCTGAAGGTCGTGTGATGACCATTCACTGTGCAAATACGGGTGCGATGACGGGTTGCGCGACACCTGGGGATACTATTTGGTATTCAACATCAAATAATACAAAACGAAAGTATCCCCATAGCTGGGAACTCACACAAACCTCGCAAGATCATCTCATCTGTATTAACACGTTACGCGCAAATCAGGTAGTCGCGGAAGCGTTGTCACAAAATAACATTCCAGAATTATCCGAATATAGTGTAATAAAGCCTGAGATGAAATATGGCTCTGAAAATAGTCGTATTGATTTCTTTTTATCTGGTGATGGGTTACCTGATTGTTTTATAGAGGTTAAATCTGTTACTTTACTGGAAAATAATTGCGGTTTTTTCCCTGATACCGTCACTGAGCGAGGACAAAAACATTTACGTGAATTAACAGTAATTGCTAAAGAAAAAAAAAGAGCCATACTGTTGTTTGCAGTTTTGCATACGGGAATCTACGAAGTTTCGGCTGCGGCTCATATTGATAAGCAATACGCAAAACTTTTGGGTGAAGCTATCGAAAATGGTGTCGAAGTTCTTTGTTATCACGTAGATATCAATACACAAAAAATGCTATTGGGTAAAAACATTAAGTTTATAGCTGTTAAATAA
- the erpA gene encoding iron-sulfur cluster insertion protein ErpA codes for MSDDAALPLQFTDAAAIKVKDLVSDEDNPNLRLRVYITGGGCSGFQYGFTFDDQINDGDMTIEKQGVALVVDPMSLQYLVGGSVDYTEGLEGSRFIVTNPNAKSTCGCGSSFSV; via the coding sequence ATGAGTGATGATGCAGCTCTGCCATTGCAGTTTACTGATGCGGCAGCAATTAAAGTAAAAGACTTAGTTTCTGATGAAGACAACCCAAACCTGCGTCTACGTGTTTACATTACCGGTGGTGGTTGTAGTGGTTTCCAGTATGGCTTTACTTTTGACGACCAAATAAATGATGGCGATATGACGATCGAAAAACAAGGTGTTGCCTTAGTTGTTGATCCAATGAGCCTACAGTATTTAGTTGGTGGAAGCGTTGATTATACTGAAGGCCTAGAAGGTTCTCGTTTTATTGTCACCAACCCAAATGCCAAATCGACATGTGGTTGTGGTTCTTCATTCAGCGTTTAA
- the mrcB gene encoding bifunctional glycosyl transferase/transpeptidase, with translation MSGKDLEPIGRRKKPSTKKKQLNSRRRRDDYDYDEKLFDDDDIDEQDLDDEEGELMAKKKNNGNKNRRPKSKWRWFWLLVKIFIVLAVLLGAYAFYLNQQIKERLDGKVWDLPAAVYGRMVNLEPGMDYSQAEMVRLLEGMQYRKVTKITNSGEFSVKGNTIEILRRPFNFPDQKEGQILARMVFDQGMLKKIENMENGRSFGFFRLDPKLITMMQSANNEQRLVLPLSDFPESLVKILLETEDRYFYEHDGVSLYSIGRAVVANLVAGKSVQGGSTLTQQLVKNLFLTNERTFKRKANEAIMAVLLDYNYSKDRILELYLNEVFLGQNGNDEIRGFPLASLYYFGRPINELSLDQQALLVGMVQGASTYNPWTKPENATKRRNIVLKILETRHVIDNEMYQVLSARPLGVKPREGLVASQPAFMQMVRQELNEKLGDKVKELSGAKIFTTLDPVAQTAAENAVEAGVAQLRKDRKLNDIEGAMVVVDRINGEVRAMVGGSQPQYSGFNRALNARRNIGSLAKPPVYLAALNEPDRFRLNTWLKDEPLSVKVGNQTWKPRNYSRNFTGGMMLVDALAKSQNIPTVNLGLEVGLDQIVNIFVRLGAPAAAIEKVPAMLLGAVNLTPAEVAQIYQTIGGNGNRAKLSALRSVIDGDGTEIYQSYPSAERAIPSQAAYLTLYGMQQVVQQGTGRVLLSKFGKYNLAGKTGTTNDLRDSWYAGIDGKEVAIVWIGRDNNEPTQLTGSTGALRVYQRYLDNQAPLALFNRPPEGIVDMKVMPDGQFNCSEFGGGRVLPIWTDNPDALCQSSSHQEPVWDLNNHAEPAQDDAPDWVKEMFGNN, from the coding sequence ATGTCCGGTAAAGATTTAGAACCAATCGGTAGACGTAAAAAACCGTCAACCAAAAAGAAACAGCTAAATTCACGTCGCCGCCGTGACGACTATGATTATGATGAAAAGTTATTTGATGACGATGATATTGATGAGCAAGACCTCGATGATGAAGAGGGCGAGCTAATGGCTAAGAAAAAAAATAACGGTAATAAAAACCGCCGACCAAAGAGTAAATGGCGTTGGTTTTGGTTGCTCGTTAAAATTTTTATTGTCCTTGCCGTGTTACTTGGCGCTTATGCATTTTACCTAAACCAGCAAATCAAGGAACGCCTTGATGGCAAAGTTTGGGATTTACCTGCTGCTGTATATGGCCGAATGGTTAACCTTGAACCAGGCATGGATTATAGCCAAGCTGAAATGGTGCGTTTACTTGAAGGTATGCAATACCGTAAGGTCACCAAAATCACCAATTCAGGTGAATTTTCAGTAAAAGGCAATACGATTGAAATTCTGCGTCGCCCATTTAATTTCCCTGATCAAAAAGAAGGTCAGATATTGGCACGTATGGTATTTGATCAAGGGATGCTGAAGAAGATCGAAAATATGGAAAATGGCCGTTCATTTGGTTTTTTCCGTTTAGATCCGAAGCTCATCACGATGATGCAATCGGCTAATAATGAGCAGCGCTTAGTTTTACCTTTGTCTGATTTTCCTGAGTCTTTGGTGAAAATTCTACTTGAGACTGAAGATCGTTACTTCTATGAACACGATGGGGTAAGCCTTTACTCAATCGGTCGAGCAGTAGTCGCGAACTTAGTGGCAGGTAAATCTGTGCAAGGGGGCAGTACTTTGACGCAACAGTTGGTAAAAAATCTATTTTTAACCAATGAGCGAACCTTTAAGCGCAAAGCTAACGAAGCCATTATGGCTGTGTTGTTGGATTACAACTATAGCAAAGACCGTATTCTCGAATTGTACCTGAATGAAGTTTTCTTAGGGCAAAACGGTAATGATGAAATTCGTGGTTTCCCATTAGCAAGTCTGTATTATTTTGGACGCCCAATTAATGAGTTAAGTTTAGACCAGCAAGCTCTACTTGTTGGCATGGTGCAGGGCGCGTCAACTTATAACCCTTGGACGAAACCGGAAAACGCGACAAAACGCCGTAACATTGTGTTGAAAATATTGGAAACTCGCCATGTTATCGACAATGAAATGTATCAAGTTCTTAGCGCACGTCCTTTAGGTGTGAAACCAAGGGAAGGTTTGGTCGCTTCTCAGCCTGCTTTTATGCAAATGGTTCGTCAGGAACTGAATGAAAAATTAGGTGATAAAGTTAAAGAGCTGTCAGGCGCTAAAATCTTTACCACGCTAGATCCTGTCGCGCAAACAGCAGCAGAAAATGCAGTTGAAGCCGGGGTGGCTCAGTTACGTAAAGATCGTAAGCTAAATGATATTGAAGGTGCGATGGTTGTGGTTGACCGCATTAACGGTGAAGTCCGAGCGATGGTAGGCGGTTCACAGCCGCAATACTCTGGTTTTAACCGTGCACTGAATGCTCGCCGTAACATCGGGTCATTAGCGAAACCGCCCGTTTATTTAGCCGCATTGAATGAGCCTGACCGTTTTCGTTTAAATACTTGGCTGAAAGATGAACCTTTATCGGTGAAAGTCGGTAACCAGACGTGGAAACCGAGAAACTATAGCCGTAATTTCACTGGTGGAATGATGTTGGTTGATGCACTCGCAAAATCACAAAATATTCCAACCGTCAATTTAGGGTTAGAAGTCGGCCTTGATCAGATCGTGAATATTTTTGTTCGTTTAGGTGCTCCAGCCGCGGCGATAGAAAAAGTCCCCGCGATGCTACTTGGTGCTGTAAACCTAACGCCAGCTGAAGTGGCTCAAATATATCAAACGATCGGTGGTAATGGTAACCGCGCTAAATTGTCTGCGCTGCGCTCTGTTATTGATGGTGATGGAACTGAAATTTATCAAAGTTACCCATCTGCGGAACGTGCAATACCTTCACAAGCGGCTTATCTCACCCTATACGGTATGCAACAAGTGGTTCAACAAGGCACAGGGCGCGTCTTACTCTCCAAGTTTGGCAAATACAACCTAGCTGGGAAAACAGGTACCACAAACGATTTACGTGATAGCTGGTACGCTGGAATTGACGGTAAAGAAGTCGCGATAGTTTGGATTGGTCGAGATAACAATGAACCAACACAATTAACAGGTTCAACTGGTGCTTTGAGGGTCTATCAACGTTATTTAGATAACCAAGCCCCACTGGCTCTGTTTAATCGTCCTCCTGAAGGGATCGTTGATATGAAAGTCATGCCAGATGGCCAATTTAACTGTTCAGAGTTTGGTGGTGGCCGTGTTCTACCGATCTGGACAGATAATCCTGATGCTTTATGTCAGTCGTCTTCGCATCAAGAACCTGTGTGGGATTTGAATAATCATGCCGAGCCAGCACAAGATGATGCGCCTGACTGGGTAAAAGAGATGTTTGGAAATAATTGA
- the pcnB gene encoding polynucleotide adenylyltransferase PcnB translates to MTTDTDENITIIPRSEHTISRSDISDNALKVLYRLNKSGFEAYLVGGGVRDLLLGKKPKDFDITTNATPEQIRKLFRNCRLVGRRFRLAHIMFGPEVIEVATFRGHHDQNESEDKNLSQQAKNGMLLRDNIFGSIEEDAIRRDFTVNSLYYNIDDFSVRDYVGGLNDLKAGIIRLIGDPETRYREDPVRMLRAVRFACKLNMRIEPKTAQPIERLAPLLRDIPSARLFEESLKLLQAGQGYATYQMLKEYHLFEQLFPVISSRFSSNNDSPMEKIIEQVLKNTDFRLKNDKRVNPAFLFSAMLWYPVTEHAEKLSQEGGLAYYDAFALAMNDILDDQCRSIAIPKRITTTMRDIWQLQLRLPRRQGRRANKLMEHPKFRAAFDLLELRANVERRNELQELAIWWDDYQRSNNTKQREMIAELGSAPVRKRHRPRKSSSGARKPNKTQES, encoded by the coding sequence ATGACGACTGATACGGATGAAAACATCACCATAATTCCGCGTTCAGAGCATACTATTTCACGCAGTGATATTAGTGATAATGCTTTGAAGGTACTTTATCGCCTAAATAAAAGTGGTTTTGAAGCCTATCTTGTTGGCGGCGGCGTGCGTGACTTACTCCTTGGTAAAAAACCCAAAGATTTCGATATTACCACTAACGCAACCCCAGAACAGATTCGTAAATTATTCCGTAATTGTCGGTTGGTGGGTCGTCGATTCCGCCTCGCTCATATTATGTTTGGGCCTGAAGTGATTGAAGTGGCGACTTTCCGCGGCCATCATGACCAAAATGAATCCGAAGACAAAAATCTCTCTCAGCAAGCCAAAAATGGTATGTTGCTACGCGATAATATTTTCGGTTCAATCGAAGAAGATGCTATCCGTCGAGATTTTACTGTTAACAGCCTCTACTACAATATCGATGATTTTTCTGTTCGTGATTATGTCGGGGGATTAAACGATCTTAAAGCGGGTATTATCCGCCTAATTGGTGATCCTGAAACGCGCTATCGTGAAGATCCTGTTAGGATGTTACGTGCGGTACGCTTTGCCTGTAAACTCAATATGCGAATTGAGCCAAAAACGGCTCAACCTATCGAACGTCTTGCTCCGCTATTACGCGATATCCCTTCCGCAAGGCTTTTTGAAGAATCATTAAAGCTATTACAAGCCGGACAAGGCTACGCAACCTACCAGATGCTAAAAGAGTATCATCTATTTGAGCAACTCTTTCCGGTTATTAGTAGCCGCTTTAGTAGCAACAATGATTCTCCAATGGAAAAAATCATTGAGCAAGTGCTCAAAAATACTGATTTTAGACTAAAAAATGATAAGCGCGTTAACCCTGCATTTTTATTTTCAGCCATGTTATGGTATCCGGTTACTGAACATGCTGAAAAGTTATCTCAAGAAGGTGGCCTAGCTTACTACGATGCCTTTGCACTCGCGATGAATGATATTCTTGACGATCAATGCCGTTCGATTGCCATACCAAAACGGATCACCACAACCATGCGTGATATTTGGCAACTACAATTACGTCTACCTCGTCGTCAAGGGCGTCGCGCCAATAAATTAATGGAGCACCCTAAGTTCCGTGCTGCATTTGATTTATTAGAATTAAGAGCTAACGTTGAGCGTCGAAATGAGCTACAAGAGCTTGCTATATGGTGGGATGATTATCAGCGTTCAAACAACACCAAACAACGTGAAATGATTGCAGAATTAGGTAGTGCGCCAGTGCGTAAGCGCCATCGCCCACGTAAATCCTCATCTGGCGCTCGTAAGCCTAATAAAACTCAGGAGTCATAG
- the hrpB gene encoding ATP-dependent helicase HrpB, whose translation MLNLIGAIIRVLPIHDVSNSLLTALEKSPQVLLHAPTGAGKSTVLPLIILNSGVIEGRIIMLEPRRIAARSVAMRLAEQLGEEIGHTVGLRMRSESRVSSNTRIEVVTEGVLTRMLQSDPMLEGIGLVILDEFHERSLQADLGLALLLDTQQALRDDLKILLMSATLDDQGLNRLFPNAPIVISEGRTYPVDRYFYPINSNKLFHKEVANAVWQLCQREKGSLLLFLPGVGEIERTLTELSSIVSEDILLCPMYGALSIKEQQLAIQAAPAGKRKIVLATNIAETSLTIEGIRLVVDSGFERIGVFNPRTGLTKLVKQRISQASMVQRAGRAGRLEAGVCWHLFSQEQAERAAKYSEAEILHSDLSSLWLSLLQWGCQETEQLQWLNAPPRPAIAAAKDLLYRLEAVDIHGQLTSVGRGMAESGSSVRTAAILYQAQQSQNDEVVKLAALLVAILEEPPRQGRCDIHDYLERPTENWCRRASLLSGHKVTAAVGKAHALISEWLPTLLAVGFPDRIAKNRDNQGRYQLASGLGASLDEKDTLSGREWLIAPMLWLPESSADAKIALAVAIEIDNLREACPHLFFQQETVEWDEQKGTLIAWRRLQCGQLVVHSERLTNPDSKQIEQALLHWLRQNGLSSLDWHSSAHQLRIRCQLAKQWFPDVVLPDVDDATLLDSLESWLAPYLRGITHRKQLQAIDVGALLAHRLDWQQKKWLDDALPTHYLSGSGSSVNIHYSLDKAPMMEIRMQEMYGQASNPTVAHGKVIVAVSLLSPAMRPLQITQDLGAFWQGSYREIQKEMKGRYPKHLWPDDPVNTRPTNKTKKALNNIEKH comes from the coding sequence ATGTTAAACCTCATTGGAGCTATCATCCGCGTGTTACCTATTCATGACGTTAGTAATTCCTTACTCACTGCTTTAGAAAAGTCACCCCAAGTTCTACTGCATGCCCCAACTGGTGCGGGTAAATCCACTGTTTTACCACTAATTATATTGAACAGTGGTGTGATTGAGGGGCGCATTATCATGCTAGAACCACGCCGTATTGCCGCACGTAGTGTTGCTATGCGTTTAGCTGAGCAATTAGGTGAAGAAATCGGTCACACAGTAGGGCTACGTATGCGTTCGGAAAGCCGAGTGAGCTCAAATACGCGTATTGAAGTCGTGACTGAAGGTGTTTTGACCAGAATGTTGCAAAGTGACCCAATGTTAGAAGGGATTGGTTTAGTCATTCTCGATGAATTTCATGAACGCAGTTTGCAGGCGGATCTAGGGCTAGCACTATTGTTGGATACACAACAGGCATTACGCGATGATTTAAAGATTTTATTAATGTCAGCCACTTTGGATGACCAAGGGTTGAACCGGTTGTTCCCAAATGCACCTATTGTGATATCAGAAGGGCGTACTTACCCCGTTGATCGATATTTTTACCCTATAAATAGCAATAAACTATTTCATAAAGAGGTCGCTAATGCGGTCTGGCAACTGTGTCAAAGAGAGAAAGGGTCGTTGTTACTGTTTTTACCTGGGGTAGGTGAAATTGAGCGAACACTGACAGAACTCTCCTCAATAGTGAGTGAGGACATACTTTTATGTCCGATGTATGGTGCACTGTCTATAAAAGAGCAGCAACTGGCTATTCAAGCCGCGCCAGCAGGGAAGCGTAAAATTGTTTTAGCAACGAATATTGCAGAAACCAGCCTTACCATTGAAGGCATTCGGTTGGTCGTTGATAGTGGTTTTGAACGAATAGGGGTTTTTAACCCTCGAACGGGGCTGACTAAACTGGTTAAACAAAGGATTAGCCAAGCTTCTATGGTGCAGCGAGCAGGGCGAGCAGGACGTTTAGAGGCGGGGGTTTGTTGGCACTTATTTAGCCAAGAACAGGCTGAACGCGCTGCGAAATACAGTGAGGCAGAGATATTACACAGTGATTTAAGCTCCCTATGGTTATCGCTGTTGCAATGGGGTTGCCAAGAGACGGAGCAGCTACAATGGCTGAATGCACCACCTCGCCCCGCGATTGCCGCCGCTAAAGATTTACTGTACCGATTAGAGGCTGTCGATATACATGGGCAATTAACGTCGGTAGGTCGTGGAATGGCCGAGTCAGGCAGCTCGGTGCGGACAGCGGCGATATTATATCAGGCTCAACAAAGTCAGAACGATGAGGTCGTTAAGCTAGCCGCTTTACTCGTGGCTATTTTAGAAGAGCCCCCTCGTCAGGGAAGATGTGATATTCACGACTATTTAGAAAGACCAACTGAAAATTGGTGTCGACGTGCTTCCTTGTTGAGTGGCCATAAAGTGACGGCTGCTGTAGGAAAAGCACATGCTTTAATTAGTGAGTGGTTACCTACTTTGCTAGCCGTTGGTTTCCCTGATCGGATAGCCAAAAATAGAGATAATCAAGGTCGTTATCAATTAGCGAGTGGGTTAGGTGCATCGTTAGATGAGAAGGATACATTATCAGGTCGAGAATGGCTGATTGCACCTATGCTATGGCTGCCAGAAAGCTCAGCAGATGCAAAAATAGCCTTAGCGGTTGCGATTGAAATAGACAATTTGCGAGAGGCATGCCCCCATTTATTTTTTCAACAAGAAACGGTGGAGTGGGATGAACAAAAAGGCACATTGATAGCTTGGCGGCGGCTGCAATGTGGCCAATTAGTGGTACATTCAGAAAGATTGACCAATCCTGATAGTAAACAGATTGAACAGGCATTGTTGCATTGGTTACGCCAGAATGGTTTGAGTAGTTTGGATTGGCATTCTTCTGCTCACCAGCTACGTATTCGTTGCCAATTGGCGAAACAATGGTTTCCTGATGTCGTTTTGCCGGATGTTGATGATGCGACCTTGTTGGATTCGTTAGAGTCTTGGCTAGCACCTTATCTCAGAGGTATTACTCATCGTAAACAACTGCAAGCAATTGATGTCGGAGCACTCTTAGCGCATCGTTTAGATTGGCAGCAGAAAAAATGGTTAGATGATGCATTACCGACACATTATTTATCAGGCTCAGGGAGTTCTGTGAATATTCATTACTCTTTAGATAAAGCGCCGATGATGGAAATTCGTATGCAAGAAATGTATGGACAAGCCTCTAACCCAACCGTTGCTCATGGTAAGGTGATTGTGGCGGTGTCTTTATTGTCACCTGCAATGAGGCCATTACAAATTACCCAAGATTTGGGCGCATTCTGGCAAGGCAGTTATCGTGAGATACAAAAAGAGATGAAAGGTCGCTACCCAAAACATTTATGGCCAGATGACCCTGTTAATACGCGACCAACGAATAAAACTAAAAAAGCGCTAAATAACATTGAAAAGCATTAA
- the hemL gene encoding glutamate-1-semialdehyde 2,1-aminomutase, which translates to MSQSLNLYNEAQQLIPGGVNSPVRAFNGVGGTPLFIERADGAYIFDVDGKAYVDYVGSWGPMVLGHNHPSVRDAVIKAVNKGLSFGAPTAAEVEMAKLVCELVPSIDMIRMVNSGTEATMSAIRLARGYTGRDKIIKFEGCYHGHADCLLVKAGSGALTMGEPNSPGVPEDFVKHTLTCTYNDLASVRQAFENYPEEIACVIVEPVAGNMNCVPPTAEFLPGLRALCDEFNALLIIDEVMTGFRVALGGAQDYYNVQPDLTCLGKIIGGGMPVGAFGGRYEVMEKLAPIGPVYQAGTLSGNPVAMAAGLACLNEVSQPGVHARLTELTEKLARGLERVSKEQGIPLVINHVGGMFGIFFTDAKTVTCYQDVMKCDVERFKTFFHLMLEQGIYLAPSAFEAGFMSIAHSDEDIEKTIEAAEAAFAKMAAA; encoded by the coding sequence ATGAGCCAATCTTTAAACCTATATAATGAAGCGCAACAGCTTATCCCTGGCGGCGTCAACTCACCTGTCCGTGCTTTTAACGGCGTTGGCGGTACACCTCTGTTCATTGAACGTGCTGACGGCGCTTATATTTTTGATGTTGATGGTAAAGCTTATGTCGACTATGTCGGCTCATGGGGCCCAATGGTGCTCGGCCATAATCATCCTTCTGTCCGCGATGCCGTAATCAAAGCGGTCAACAAAGGCTTAAGCTTTGGCGCCCCAACGGCTGCTGAAGTTGAAATGGCTAAATTAGTTTGTGAGTTAGTGCCTTCTATCGATATGATCCGTATGGTGAACTCAGGAACTGAAGCGACAATGAGTGCTATTCGACTTGCGCGTGGCTACACCGGCCGAGATAAAATTATTAAATTTGAAGGCTGTTATCATGGTCACGCTGACTGTCTGCTCGTCAAAGCCGGATCAGGTGCATTAACCATGGGTGAACCCAATTCTCCGGGGGTGCCCGAGGATTTCGTTAAACATACACTAACATGTACCTATAATGACCTTGCATCTGTCCGCCAAGCTTTTGAAAATTACCCAGAAGAAATTGCTTGTGTGATCGTGGAACCCGTTGCTGGCAACATGAACTGTGTGCCGCCAACGGCTGAGTTTTTACCTGGTCTACGTGCATTGTGCGATGAATTTAATGCATTACTGATTATTGATGAAGTGATGACTGGCTTCCGTGTTGCTTTGGGCGGCGCACAAGACTACTACAATGTACAGCCAGACCTGACGTGCTTAGGTAAAATTATTGGCGGTGGTATGCCTGTAGGCGCATTTGGTGGCCGCTATGAAGTTATGGAGAAGCTAGCCCCTATTGGCCCTGTATATCAAGCAGGTACACTGTCGGGTAACCCTGTAGCGATGGCGGCTGGATTAGCTTGCCTCAATGAAGTCTCTCAGCCTGGGGTTCACGCTCGACTCACCGAGCTTACCGAAAAATTAGCTCGTGGTTTAGAGCGCGTATCGAAAGAGCAAGGTATCCCACTGGTCATCAACCATGTAGGTGGTATGTTTGGTATTTTCTTCACTGACGCTAAAACCGTCACTTGCTACCAAGACGTCATGAAGTGTGATGTTGAACGCTTTAAAACCTTCTTCCACCTCATGTTAGAACAGGGAATTTATTTAGCCCCTTCTGCATTCGAAGCCGGATTTATGTCAATTGCGCATAGCGATGAAGACATTGAAAAAACAATCGAAGCCGCAGAAGCTGCCTTTGCTAAAATGGCTGCTGCTTAA
- the dksA gene encoding RNA polymerase-binding protein DksA has product MQEGQKRKTSSLSILAIAGVEPYHEKAGEEYMNEAQLAHFKLILEAWRNQLRDEVDRTVTHMQDEAANFPDPVDRAAQEEEFSLELRNRDRERKLIKKIEKTLKKVEEDDFGFCESCGVEIGIRRLEARPTADLCIDCKTLAEIREKQMAG; this is encoded by the coding sequence ATGCAAGAAGGGCAAAAACGTAAGACATCGTCCTTAAGCATTCTCGCCATTGCCGGGGTTGAGCCCTATCATGAAAAGGCTGGCGAAGAGTACATGAACGAAGCCCAGTTGGCGCATTTTAAGCTCATTCTCGAAGCATGGCGCAATCAACTCAGGGATGAAGTAGACCGGACAGTTACTCATATGCAAGATGAGGCGGCTAACTTTCCAGATCCTGTTGATCGGGCAGCCCAGGAAGAGGAATTCAGCCTTGAATTACGCAACCGGGACCGTGAACGTAAGTTGATTAAGAAAATCGAGAAAACGTTGAAGAAAGTCGAAGAAGATGATTTTGGCTTCTGCGAATCTTGTGGAGTGGAAATCGGTATCCGTCGTTTGGAAGCCCGCCCTACCGCAGATTTGTGTATCGACTGTAAAACATTAGCAGAAATTCGCGAAAAGCAAATGGCTGGCTAA